A DNA window from Actinomadura coerulea contains the following coding sequences:
- a CDS encoding cytochrome P450, producing MTEESEAMTLTVEEAGLALADPKAYADDRRFHESLALLRRESPVHRVEAPGYTPFWGITRHEDVLEIERNHRIFLNAPRPVLGTAEFDALNRQRAEQGIALRTLVHMDDPDHRVVRAIGADWFRPRAMRALEPRVRELARRYVDRMVELGGECDFAREVAVHFPLYVILSLLGLPESDFDRMLKLTQELFGGDDAEFQRGTTNEEKLQVLLDFFAYFQGLTEERRKHPTGDLASAIANARVDGEPLNDFDTASYYVIIATAGHDTTSATIAGGLHALIEHPGQIERLRGKPELMPLAVDEMIRWVTPVKEFMRTAAEDYDLRGVTIRQGEAVLLSYPSANRDEDVFDDPFRFDVGRDPNKHLAFGFGVHYCLGAALARIEVRAFFEELLPRLGSIELAGPPEGIATTFVGGLKRLPVRYSLA from the coding sequence GTGACCGAGGAGAGCGAAGCGATGACGCTGACCGTGGAGGAGGCGGGCCTGGCGCTCGCCGACCCGAAGGCCTACGCCGACGACCGGCGGTTCCATGAGTCCCTCGCGCTGCTCCGCCGCGAGTCCCCCGTGCACCGGGTGGAGGCCCCCGGCTACACCCCCTTCTGGGGGATCACCAGGCACGAGGACGTCCTGGAGATCGAGCGCAACCACCGGATCTTCCTCAACGCGCCGCGCCCGGTGCTCGGCACCGCCGAGTTCGACGCGCTGAACCGGCAGCGCGCGGAGCAGGGCATCGCGCTGCGCACGCTCGTCCACATGGACGACCCCGACCACAGGGTCGTCCGGGCGATCGGCGCGGACTGGTTCCGGCCGCGCGCGATGCGGGCCCTGGAGCCGCGCGTCCGCGAGCTGGCGAGGCGGTACGTCGACCGGATGGTCGAGCTCGGCGGCGAGTGCGACTTCGCGCGGGAGGTCGCCGTCCACTTCCCGCTGTACGTGATCCTCTCGCTGCTCGGCCTGCCGGAGAGCGACTTCGACCGCATGCTGAAGCTCACGCAGGAGCTGTTCGGCGGCGACGACGCCGAGTTCCAGCGGGGCACGACGAACGAGGAGAAGCTCCAGGTCCTGCTGGACTTCTTCGCCTACTTCCAGGGCCTGACGGAGGAGCGCCGCAAGCACCCCACGGGCGACCTCGCCTCCGCCATCGCCAACGCGCGCGTCGACGGCGAGCCGCTCAACGACTTCGACACCGCGTCCTACTACGTGATCATCGCGACGGCCGGGCACGACACCACCAGCGCGACGATCGCCGGCGGCCTGCACGCGCTCATCGAGCACCCCGGCCAGATCGAGCGGCTCCGCGGGAAGCCGGAGCTGATGCCGCTCGCCGTGGACGAGATGATCCGCTGGGTCACGCCGGTCAAGGAGTTCATGCGCACCGCCGCCGAGGACTACGACCTGCGCGGCGTCACGATCCGCCAGGGGGAGGCGGTGCTGCTGTCCTACCCGTCCGCGAACCGGGACGAGGACGTCTTCGACGACCCGTTCCGCTTCGACGTCGGGCGCGACCCGAACAAGCACCTGGCGTTCGGCTTCGGCGTCCACTACTGCCTGGGCGCGGCGCTGGCCCGCATCGAGGTCCGCGCCTTCTTCGAGGAACTGCTTCCCCGCCTCGGCTCGATCGAGCTCGCCGGACCGCCGGAGGGCATCGCCACCACCTTCGTCGGCGGCCTCAAGCGCCTCCCCGTCCGCTACTCCCTCGCCTAA
- a CDS encoding acyl-CoA dehydrogenase family protein — protein MASYLIESFDRLPFGGAEKARRYATERYRGAAGRNWYECDPTLRFLMRRHLGEGFGWAEPRLRDMGALMGGPIAERAEETDRNPPRLEKYDRWGRDISEVVMPPSFEAARRDIVATSFTRPDFVAEAKRAGVDPAPMGVAWSYLLDQADIGMACALGTGGDMVVGLAELFAPDDVRARVRELFAAGEMSGEAAQMLTERSGGSDLGALESTASREGDAWRLNGFKWFASNAGGSAFVVLAKPEGAVDGVRGIAPFLVLRERRDGSRNGVRIRRLKDKLGTRSVASAEIEFTDAEAFLLAPASSAGEGGDGRGLARMMELTNGARLGISMMGLGCARRALVESLCYARAREAFGASLGAQPLMRRKLAELIVETEAVQALVFDGYLGRPRLRLGAALIKLRAARLGVTAASDAIEIHGGNGYIEQWPVARILRDAQVNPIWEGGDNILCLDVRRAVERQDAHEPFLERLDRAVRGAPGGDDETAALVGQSIGHLREAIEKWRGLDRNVAEARLYPLAQYMADVYAAALLLEQAGWERADSGDDRKALVARLYARSHLADPGPLRGIDDPADELERFDDLADGAFTDD, from the coding sequence ATGGCGTCTTACCTCATCGAGTCGTTCGACCGGTTGCCGTTCGGGGGCGCGGAGAAGGCGCGCCGCTACGCCACCGAGCGCTACCGGGGCGCGGCCGGCCGCAACTGGTACGAGTGCGACCCCACGCTGCGGTTCCTCATGCGGCGGCACCTGGGAGAGGGCTTCGGCTGGGCCGAGCCCCGGCTCAGGGACATGGGCGCGCTGATGGGCGGGCCGATCGCCGAGCGGGCCGAGGAGACCGACCGCAACCCGCCCCGCCTGGAGAAGTACGACCGGTGGGGACGCGACATCAGCGAGGTCGTCATGCCGCCCTCGTTCGAGGCGGCGCGCCGGGACATTGTGGCGACGTCGTTCACCCGGCCCGACTTCGTCGCCGAGGCGAAGCGCGCCGGCGTCGACCCCGCGCCGATGGGCGTGGCGTGGAGCTACCTGCTCGACCAGGCCGACATCGGCATGGCGTGCGCGCTCGGCACCGGCGGCGACATGGTCGTGGGCCTGGCGGAGCTGTTCGCGCCGGACGACGTCAGGGCGCGGGTGCGGGAGCTGTTCGCGGCCGGGGAGATGTCCGGCGAGGCCGCGCAGATGCTCACCGAGCGGTCGGGCGGCTCGGACCTCGGCGCGCTGGAGTCGACCGCGTCGCGGGAGGGTGACGCCTGGCGCCTCAACGGCTTCAAGTGGTTCGCCTCCAACGCGGGCGGCTCGGCGTTCGTGGTGCTGGCCAAGCCGGAGGGCGCCGTGGACGGCGTCCGGGGCATCGCGCCGTTCCTCGTCCTGCGGGAGCGGCGGGACGGCTCGCGCAACGGGGTCCGGATCCGGCGGCTCAAGGACAAGCTCGGCACGCGGTCGGTGGCGTCGGCCGAGATCGAGTTCACCGACGCGGAGGCGTTCCTGCTGGCCCCGGCGTCGAGCGCGGGCGAGGGCGGGGACGGCAGGGGCCTCGCCCGCATGATGGAGCTGACCAACGGCGCCCGCCTCGGCATCTCCATGATGGGCCTCGGCTGCGCGCGGCGGGCCCTCGTCGAGTCGCTCTGCTACGCGCGGGCCCGCGAGGCGTTCGGCGCGTCGCTGGGCGCGCAGCCGCTCATGCGCCGCAAGCTCGCCGAGCTGATCGTGGAGACCGAGGCCGTGCAGGCGCTCGTCTTCGACGGCTACCTGGGGCGTCCCCGGCTGCGGCTGGGGGCGGCGCTCATCAAGCTGCGGGCCGCCCGGCTGGGTGTGACGGCCGCGAGCGACGCCATCGAGATCCACGGCGGGAACGGCTACATCGAGCAGTGGCCGGTCGCGCGGATCCTGCGGGACGCGCAGGTCAACCCCATCTGGGAGGGCGGCGACAACATCCTGTGCCTGGACGTCCGCCGCGCGGTCGAGCGGCAGGACGCGCACGAGCCGTTCCTCGAAAGGCTCGACCGGGCCGTCCGGGGGGCGCCCGGCGGCGACGACGAGACGGCCGCGCTGGTCGGGCAGAGCATCGGGCATCTCCGCGAGGCCATAGAGAAGTGGCGCGGACTCGACAGGAACGTGGCCGAAGCCCGCCTCTACCCGCTCGCCCAGTACATGGCCGACGTGTACGCGGCGGCGCTGCTGCTGGAGCAGGCCGGGTGGGAGCGCGCCGATTCCGGCGATGACCGCAAGGCGCTGGTCGCGCGCCTCTACGCTCGGAGCCACCTCGCCGACCCCGGCCCGCTGCGGGGGATCGACGACCCGGCCGACGAGCTCGAACGCTTCGACGACCTGGCGGACGGAGCGTTCACCGACGACTAG
- a CDS encoding crotonase/enoyl-CoA hydratase family protein — MAVRIERDGPVTTVVMSRPATRNAVDGPTARELAAAFREFDADDAASVAVLWGEGGTFCSGADLASVGTGRGPRLDPPPADGPLGCTRMRLSKPVIAAVAGHAVAGGLELALWCDLRVAEETATFGVYCRRWGVPLVDGGTVRLPRLIGASRAMDLILTGRPVDGREAFEIGLANRLVPPGRAREAAEELAAGLARFPQACLRGDRLSALEAEGLPEDEAIAAEYRRGLGSMEDAIEGAGRFASGRGRHGDFTDI; from the coding sequence GTGGCGGTACGGATCGAGCGGGACGGCCCGGTGACCACGGTGGTGATGTCCCGCCCGGCGACGCGCAACGCCGTCGACGGGCCGACGGCGCGCGAGCTGGCCGCCGCGTTCCGCGAGTTCGACGCGGACGACGCCGCGAGCGTCGCCGTCCTGTGGGGCGAGGGCGGCACGTTCTGCTCCGGCGCCGACCTCGCCTCGGTCGGCACCGGGCGCGGCCCGCGCCTCGACCCGCCCCCGGCCGACGGGCCGCTCGGCTGCACGCGGATGCGGCTGTCGAAGCCGGTCATCGCGGCGGTCGCGGGCCATGCCGTCGCCGGGGGCCTGGAGCTGGCGCTGTGGTGCGATCTGCGTGTCGCGGAGGAGACGGCCACGTTCGGGGTCTACTGCCGGCGCTGGGGCGTCCCGCTCGTCGACGGCGGGACGGTCCGGCTCCCGCGGCTGATCGGCGCGAGCCGCGCCATGGACCTGATCCTCACCGGACGGCCCGTGGACGGGCGGGAGGCGTTCGAGATCGGCCTCGCCAACCGGCTCGTCCCGCCGGGGAGGGCGCGGGAGGCGGCCGAGGAGCTGGCGGCCGGGCTGGCGCGGTTCCCGCAGGCCTGCCTGCGGGGCGACCGGCTGTCGGCGCTGGAGGCGGAGGGCCTCCCCGAGGACGAGGCGATCGCCGCCGAGTACCGCCGCGGCCTCGGCTCCATGGAGGATGCCATCGAGGGCGCCGGACGGTTCGCGAGCGGCCGCGGCCGGCACGGCGACTTCACCGACATCTGA